The window GCAATTTTTCTTCTATTACATAAGCAGGAGAAGGTATTTTAGAAAAATCAATCATTATTTTTCAATATGATTCTTGCTCATTTGGGAAATTAGCATTTTTTACGTCTTGAACATAATGTTCTACTGATTTTTTAATAACATTGTACAAGTCCGCATAGCAACGAAGAAAACGTGGAGCGAAACTCTTATTAATTCCTAACATATCTTGCAAAACCAATACTTGTCCATCTACGTAAGGACCTGCCCCAATTCCGATAAGAGGGATGGATAATTTTTCAGATACTTGTTTCCCTAATTTAGCAGGGATTTTTTCCAAAACGATACTAAAACAACCTAATTCCTCTAATAAACAAGCATCTTCCATTAACCTTTGAGCTTCATCTTTTTTTTTTGCCTGAATGGAATAACCCCCAAGTTTATTGATAGATTGTGGAGTCAATCCCAAGTGCCCCATAGTAGGAATGCCAGCCGAAAGTATTCGCTTAACAGATTCACAAATCTCTTTCCCTCCTTCTATTTTAATAGCGTCGGCACCCGTTTCCTTTATTATACGGATAGCCGAATGAACGGCTTTTTTAGAATTTCCCTGGTAAGAACCGAAAGGCATATCAACACAAAGCAAAGCTCTTTGCACAGCTTTTCGTACCGATTGAGCATACCAAATCATTTGATCTAAAGTAATAGGAAGAGTAGTTGTATTCCCTGCCATCACATTGGAAGCTGAATCTCCAACTAAGACTATATCCATTCCAGTCTTATCTATAATCGAAGCCATAGAATAGTCATAAGCGGTAATCATAGAGATTTTTTCGCAATAGGATTTCATTTCGATCAAATGTTGAATAGTAATTTTACGAATATCTCCTGTGTGCAAGGGCATAATTATCAATATTATAATCGTAAATCATAAGATTAATCAAAACAATTTGGATGATTCGAAGAAACACAATCTTTTATTATATAAAAGAGGATAAAAAACAATGTTAAAGAAACAATGGATAGCCACCAAGTAGTTCCACTTCCAATATTATTTATTCTCTCCACCATTTTAGGATTATCTTGAAATATATAAGAATTTATAACACCTAAAAAATTATTCATAAAATGTGCTAGAATAGAAATCCAAATATTACCTGTATAATATAAAAGGTAGCCCAAATAAGCTCCAAGCAACATACGAGATAAAAATCCATAAAATTGTAAATGGACTATACTAAACAAAATAGCCACTATCCAAATAACCAGGTACTGATTTTTAATGAATCTATTTAAGAGATTTTGCAAAATACCTCTAAAAATAAACTCTTCTCCTATGGCTGTAAATATACATACTATCAGAATATTAGAAACCAAATCCTGCCAACGATAAACGTATAACATTCTCTCGATAACATTTTGAGAAAGTTTTTCATAATTTTTCATCCACGCTTCCAATCCGTTTAAGCATTTTGGGAAAACCATTTGCTGGTTAAAAACATAGATACCATTCAAAAATGGTATAATAACCAATATACTCAACATTACCAAACCAATAATAGAGCCCTGAAAAGCAGTATCAATGTGCAGATAACTTTTATAATTATCACTAAATAACCAAGCACAAATTATTGCTGGGAAAATAAATACTCCTATAGTTTGAAAAAATTGCATATTTTTCATCCATTCCGGAGATTCTCGAACTATCATTAAAGATTCTGTTCCAAATTTCATTATTAGAATGATACTGCTCATTATAGAAGTCATTGTTAATCCTGCTATAGTTGTAAAAACTAATATTAAAAATTGTGTAACTACAGATGATTGTTCAAATCTCCCTTTCAATTTCACTATTAATTTCATTGTTCTTAGTTTTTTTACCAAAAATACTACTCCCTATTCTCACCATTGTACTCCCTTGTTTAATAGCTAATAGATAATCACCACTCATTCCCATTGATAACTCTTTAAAATTTTTTTTGTCGAAAAAATATTGATTCTTCAATTTCAAAAAAAAATTAGAAAGTGAAGAAAATTCTTTTGTTATTTGATCTTGATTTTCTGTAAAAGAAGCCATCCCCATCAAACCTATGATATCTACATTTTTAAAAGTTTTCCATAGTTTATCACTAAGTAAGTTTTCAACTTCTCCGAAAGAAAAACCAAACTTATTTACTTCCTTTGCAATATGCATTTGTAATAGAACTTTTATTCTACGATTATATTTCAGAGCACAATAATTTGTCTTATTTAAAAGTCGAAAACTGTCTATCGAATGGATTGTATCCACAAAGGGAACAACATAATTGAGTTTGTTCGTTTGCAAATGTCCGATAAAGTGCCATTCTATATCCTTTGGTAATTGTTGGTATTTGTGATATAATTCCTTTACTTTATTTTCCCCAAATAGACGCTGCCCTGCATTGTAGACTTCGAGAATAGATTCACTGTTTTGAAACTTCGAAACTGCTACTAAACGAACACCTTCTTTTAAATGCTTCCTTATATAATTTAGTCTATCGATTACGTTCATGAATTCCTACTAATAATTACATAACCTAACACTATTTTACGATGAAAGCGGCTACACTTATACTTGAGAATATATACTATAACCACCAGAGAAAGAATTAAAACTAATGAGTTTTTTATGGTGTTTTTTTCATTCTCGTTAATCTTCCACCATAAAACATGCTAAAGTTGTCATTAAATTTATAATTGTAATGTTTTATTTATTTCTTCGATATAATTCAAAATTTCATCTCTTCCTATTTTGCGTTCTGAAGAAGTTACAAAAATAGAAGGGAGTTCCTCCCAATTTTTCAATAAAGTACTTTGATAGACATCAATATTTTCTTTCAGGGATTTATTCGATAGTTTATCAATCTTTGTAAATACGATTACAAAAGGAAAACCATTCCCCCCTAACTGCTGAATAAATTCTGTATCGTTTTTTTGGGGATTATGACGACAATCTATTAACACAAAAATACAAGTCAATTCTTTTTTGCGTTGACATAAATAGTTATCTATAATTCTTTGAAGAGTTCTACGTTTTTGTTTTCCTCCTTGTGCATAGCCATAACCAGGCAAATCTACTAAATACCACTCATTGTTAATCAAAAAATAGTTGATCAATTGTGTTTTCCCAGGAATAGATGATGTTAGTGCGAGACCTTTTTGACCTGTAAGCATATTGATGAGGGAAGATTTCCCAACATTACTGCGTCCAATAAAAGCATATTCTGGGAAACCATCTCGTGGACATTTACCAACATCCGTATTCCCAACAACAAATACTGCATTTTTAATATCCATAACATTGTAAAAATAAGAATCCAAATAATCTAAAAAAACATAAAAACATATTGTTTTTTACGAAAATATTGTACGATCATTAAGTGCACATTTACACTCCAATGTTGTTGTTTTTAACAACAAACTTGGAAAATTTTTATCCTAAAAAACCAAAGGTACAAAATAAGCATTTTAATCTAAGTTGGTAAGGTTATACAACGTGAGTAAATAAAAATGGTGAACTAAATCCTTATTGGGTACAGAAATATTAAATGTACCAGTAAATGATTATGAAATGAGGTATGAAAATGGGTTTTGTTTCTTGTATAAAAACTATATCTTTGCTTCTCTATCTGGGCTCTATAAATGTTAACAAAGCTGATAGGGCACGAAATAAAAATCACAAATTTAGTTAATGAAAATCAGGGAAGAAAGTCTCGTCAGAGATATCAAAAAAAAAATAAATTAATAGAAATTAAGATTTTTCAAGAATGGCACACCCTAAACGAAAAACCGGTAAAAGCAGAAGGGACAAAAGAAGAACACATTATAAAGCCACACTTCCTCAAATAGCTCTCGACCCAACAACAGGTGAGTATCACTTATATCATAGAGCACATTGGTACGAGGGAAAGTTGTACTACAAAGGTAAGGTAATCACAGATAAAACATCTGTGGGAGAGGTTTAAATATTATAAATTGTATAAACTCCTGAAATTTGGGAAATGAGGTAAAATTATCTTTCAATTTTAAGATAGTTTTGTTAAAAAAGTATAGTTTATGAATAAGATCCATGCTGTGATAACAGGAATAGGGGGTTATGTCCCCGAATACAAGTTAACTAATGAAGAAATATCTACAATGGTAGATACTAGTGATGAATGGATTCTTAAAAGAATAGGCATCAAGGAAAGAAGAATACTTAAACCAGAGGAAGGGAAAGGAATCACCTATTTAGCTTTGAAAGCAATAGAAGATTTGAAAAGCCGACATGATTTTGATCCTTTGGAAATAGATGCTGTTCTTTTTGCTACTGCTACTCCCGATTATCCATTCCCTAATTCTGCTAGTTTGATTGCCCATAAAGTGGGAATAACCAATGCTTTTGGATTTGATATGGAAGCTGCTTGTAGTGGATTTATATATGCTTTGGAGGTTGCTCAAGGTTTTATTGTTTCTGGCAAACATAAGAAAGTAATGATAATTGCTGGTGATGTGCTTTCTGTATTTATAGACTACAGTGATCGGAATACTTCTCCGATTTTCGGCGATGGTTGTGGTTGTGCTCTGGTAGAAGCAACTATGGAAGATATAGGACTTGTAGACTCTATCATGCGTTGTGATGGAAGCATTCCTGAGAGTTTGCATGTATATGGAGGAGGGTCAGTTAATCCTACCACTTATGAAACAATAAATAATAAACTACATTATGTTTGGCAAGATGGTAAGGTTGTTTTTAGGCATGCAGTATCGAACATGGCAGATACTTGTCAAAAGTTAATTTCGAAAAATAATTTATCCAAAGATGAAATTGATTGGGTAGTCCCGCATCAAGCAAATTTACGTATTATAGATGCTGTAACAAATCACCTGAAAATTTCCCGTGAAAGAGTGATGATTAATATAGAAAAGTATGGGAATACAGGTGCGGCAAGTATTCCTCTCTGTTTGTGTGAGTGGGAATCAAAATTACACAAGGGGGATAAAATGATTTTTACTGCTTTCGGAGCTGGCTTTACATGGGGGGCCACTTATTTGAAGTGGGGTTATGACTCGCATTGATTTGCGTTGAGATTTTTTTTTGTAAACTGCAGAAATTAAAATGAGCCATCTTTGTAAGATGGTTATTTTTGAAGGAAGGATTTTTCGTATTCAGTGAGTTTAGTCACAAACTAAAAAACTTGTTACAATAATAATTTTTCCAAATACTAAGGAGAGATGGCAGAGTGGTCGATTGCGGCGGTCTTGAAAACCGTTGAACTGAAGGGTTCCCGGGGTTCGAATCCCTGTCTCTCCGCCAAATACAATTGTAAATGCCCGAAGTTCAATGGGATACATAAAAATTCCTAACTGCGTTTGAATAGTCGTAGTAAATTTGCATATGATTATTTGGATTTCAACAAATGAGATTATTTGTAATGTTAAACCCTTTCTCTATACTAAATTCAATTATGTGGTTGGCTTCAACATAATAATTACTCTTATTTGATTCCTTCAAAAAGGGAATTGAATAGAGAAATATTGATATAATTGATATAAAAGAATTCAAAAGACGCTAAAAAGTAATGTTCAACGCAATTACTTTCACCTACAAGGTACAGAACAGATAGTTGCTATAGTTAATTTTATAAAAAGGAGACCGTTTTATGATTTATAACAAAAAGAAGATAGGAAAATAGTCTTAAGAAAGGCTTCTTTCTAGTAAAGAATAAGAATCGTCCAAAAAATCAATGGAGGTGAAGCTTACATAGGAGCTTCGTCTGTCGAAAATTAGCATGGCTAACTTAGCTGAAGTAGAAATGAAAGAATCATGATAAACCAAAGGGAAGAAGTATGCATTCTAGGAATCAGATGGGTAAAAAAAACAACTAAGTAAAAAAATGACAAGCTGGACGATGAGACAGCTAAGTACAATTATAATAGTTTTTAATATGGAGCTAAAATCTTTTGATGTACAAAAAAATTGCAAATTCTTTCTCTAGTTGCTTTGGGAGATGAAAAAAGAGCCTAATAGAGAAAGCAAAAGTTTTGTGTATGAACGCGAGGAGCGCTTATATATAAGAAAACAAGATTTCAACAAATCCAAGAAAATCATCTGTAATATGCTCTCTAGTATGGCTAGTTAAGGCTGGGAAGGGAAAAAAGTATAACAACTGACTAATTCCAAGAGTGACGACAAATGACCATTCTATGGACTTCTGACACAGAAGAGATACCAAACGTAAAGAATATATATTTGGAAAGAGAGTGGAAAACCCACTGCCCTATTCTAATAGGATGACGATACGTTGTAGGATAGTTTTGTCTATAGACCAAGTCTTTTCTTCTTTACCAAAGTGCAGTAAAAGAGAGAGCTAAGCTTTCTCTATAACAAAATATTCAAGAAGTATGTTTACATATACATACTATAACTTATATAAGCATTGTGAGTACACAATGAAATAAAAAAAGGAGAGGAAATAAAAAAAGGAGAGTCCATAACGGAAAAGTTCCGTAAAAATATGTAGATAGGGAAATAAAGCGAAATATTCTAAGTAAAGACGACAACTTTTTGCCAAGCAGCACATGCTGAACACATACGCTCATATTTATAAAGTTTATAAAAGTCCTATGGATGAATATCTATAGAGGCAAATGACGCTTTTGCAACAAAACATTGAGTAAAAAGAAAAATATAGAACTCCAAGGGAGGGAAGTACTATCCTAATGCATAGTTATAAACAACATATATACCTTCCCTATTATCTATCTATTCAAATAGAATATGAAATATCATTCTCAGTATTTATAATACTATTTGTATTGTCTTGCTCTTCTTTTCATTGGGGAAAGCGAAACAAGGCAATTCAAACAAAAAAATTAGTCTTTTCATAAAATTGTCAAGCAGTTCTAAAAATAATTTTCACCTGCAGAAAAGAAGCTGTTATAACACGGTAATTTTAATATCCCAATCAACCAAATTCAAGTTTTATCTAAACTTTTTATAATCTAATCTCAAATTTTCAATTGCAATTCGTAATTATAAATCCAGCCTGTTCTAAATCCCTCCAATAGTTAGGATAAGATTTACTAACCACCTCAGGCGTATCTATACTAATTTTTTTCAATTTTAGACAAACTGGAGCAAAAGCCATTGCCATACGATGATCTTCATAAGTTAAAATAACAGGATTATCTTCTTGTTTGCACCTTTCACCCTTCCATTCCATAGTATCCCCAGTACAATCCTTAATTCTAATTAAATACCCAAGTTTACGCATTTCTTTCTGCAAGGCAGTAATGCGATCTGTCTCTTTTATTCTCAAACTTTGTAACCCTTTAAAACAAAAAGGAATATTAAGCAAACAACAACTTACAACAAAAGTTTGAACTAAATCTGGTTCATTAACAAAATTGTAACTTAACATTTCTCCTGTAAAACGAGGTAAAATAGGAGACAAGGTTGTTGAAATTTCTTTTCTTTCGCCTAAAGTAGTAAAGACATCAAACATTGTTTGCACTCCTAATTTTTCGAATAAAAATCGTCCTTGTGCATCTCCCTGTATACTATTTTCTTCTAGCCCTAATAACTCTATTAAAGAATCTTTCGAAGCCAAAGCTATTATTTCATACCAATAAGAAGCTGCCGACCAATCACTTTCCACTTTAAACGACGAATGCATACGATATAACTGAGGACGAATCCATATAATATTTTCCTCCCACTCAACCCGAATTCCAAATACTTCCATCAAACGGATAGTCATCCCAATATACGGTCGAGAAATTATGATACCTTCCAATTGCATAGTCAATCCTTGTTCCAAAACAGGAGCAATCATCATCAATGCAGAAATATATTGCGAACTAATTCCGCCATCTAAAGAGATTGATCCCCCTCTCAATTTTTTACCAACAATATACAAAGGCGGAAACCCTTTCTTTTCAAGGAAACTAATTTCAGCACCCAATTGACACAAAGCATCAGTCAATATCCAAATTGGACGATTTTTCATTCTTTCCGTTCCTGTAATACTCCAATTACCTTTTCGTTGAGATAAATAAGCTGTAAGAAAACGCATAGAAGTCCCAGCCGCACCAATGTCAAAATCAACATCATCTGACTGTAAAGCATATTGCAATGCTTGGGTATCATCACTATCCGAAAGATTCTCTATAAAATAGATATCATTTTTGCTCAAGGCATTCAAAATCAAAACACGATTGCTAATACTTTTAGAAGCAGGTAATTGTACAGAAGTATTTATGTACAAATCAGCAGGTGGCTGTACTTTATAAATCATAAATTAAGCACTTTATTTGAGGCAATGAATTGCAAATTCATCCATATCTCTTTTCAAGAATCTATATTCCAATATATTAGTACAAAATGTAATACATAACCATGGATGAACTCTAAAAACCAATCATAATAATTATTCAAATAGCTAAACTAACCCAAAAGAAATTATAGACTTCATCCTATAGTTATAATATATTTCAGATTTATCCATAATTAGTTCTTTATTGGTCCTTCGTCAAATATATTAATATATTTTTAAACCTTGTCATTTTTCACCCTATAACCCTATGTAGAAGAAGTCTATATTATTATTCCCTTCTGTTCTGTATTTTATCCCATAACCAATTTATGTTTCCCTTTGATGATAAAATTTTATTTAATGGAATAATTGGCAATTTTCACCTCAACATACAAAATGTAGATGTAGAATCTAAGTATACAAATAGATTTCTTAATGAATTTTTCTTGTCAAGTTCCTTATGGGAATCTAAATAGAGAGATATCTCCAATTTTTAATACCATATTAATACAATAAATAACCATATAAATGAAAATATTCAAAATACAGATACCACTTTAGATTCGATCTATGAAACTCTGACTACCTACATTGTTTTTTGGGTTGAACACCGACATTGACGTTTTTTTAACTAATTAAAAATCAATAACTAAAATTGATAAATTTGTAAAAAGGCGATTCAATACATGGCATACATTGTTAGAGTAGTGATTGTACATAAAATCTCACCGAAACATATTGTCAGAATAAAACTACAATTGTTAGAATAAGTTTTGATATTATTTAGAATAATATTGAATTATTATAAACTGAGATTTTTGTGTCTTACTTTTTTATTTCCTTTTTGTACAGTTGGTTCATGTTTTTTTTTAAACTCGCAATATACTATATAAACTACTTGAATTTGAATACATTTTTGCTAACGAATGAATTACAAACAAATGCTTTTGTAATACTTTTTCATTTTTTGATTAATTCCAGTATAACTTGTTTAATTCAAAACATTTTTAAGTACTTCAATAGATGTTAAAGTTCAAAATTAAAGGACATAAAAAATATTCCCATTAAATTAAAAATATCACTTTTACAAAGCAATTTCTTTATTTATTGATATCAAAAACATAAGAGGACAAAGCAAATGATTAAAGAAAACTTTAACAGTATTAAGTATTATAAAAATTCTATTAATATTTTACTTTTCAAGTTCTTTTACAACATATTTTCGTTTAATTGTATTGAACAGGAAGAATAAAACTCCTAAAATTCCATTACATTTGTTTAAGAATAAAGGACAAGCACCTAAATAAATTGAACAGTCAATAAGCATAAATCTAAACAGAAATGAAAAAAGACGAATTAATTTTCAAACTAATCGAACAAGAAAACAATCGTCAATGCGAAGGTATTGAACTAATAGCTTCTGAAAATTTTGTAAGTCCTCAAGTACTAAAAGCAGCTGGTTCTATACTAACTAACAAATATGCTGAAGGTTATCCAAGAAAACGATACTACGGAGGGTGCCAAATAGTAGATGAAATAGAACAAACGGCTATAGATCGTTTAAAGCACCTTTTTCATGCTGAATGGGTAAACGTACAACCCCATAGTGGAGCACAAGCTAATATGACTGTATTCTTAGCCTGTCTTCAACCCGGTGACTATTTTCTAGGATTAGGACTATCGCACGGAGGACATCTTAGCCATGGATCTCCTGTTAATTTTTCTGGGCTTTCCTATAAAGCTCTGGAATATGGTACAGAAAAAGAAAATGGAAAGATTAACTACCAACAACTGGAATATGTCGCAATGGAAAAAATACCTAAATTAATTATCGCTGGTGCGTCTGCCTATTCTCGCGATTGGGACTATCAGCGGATCCGGCTTATCGCTGATAAAATCGGAGCAATTTTTATGGTAGATATGGCTCACCCAGCTGGATTAATTGCTGCTCAACTTTTAGATAATCCACTTCATTATGCACATATTGTAACTTCTACTACACATAAAACACTACGAGGACCTCGAGGAGGAATCATCCTGATGGGGAAAGACTTCGAAAATCCTTGGGGTAGAACTACTACAAAAGGCAAAATTAAAATGATGTCTGAAATATTGGACTCGGCACTATTCCCTGGTGTACAGGGTGGGCCATTAGAACATATTATTGCAGCTAAAGCCATTGCTTTTTACGAAGCGTTGCAACCAGAATACGTTGTATATCAAAAACAAGTAAAGAAAAATGCTCAAGTAATGGCAAAAGCATTAAATAGCACAGGATATAAAATCGTTTCTGGAGGAACTGACAACCATTTGATGCTGGTTGATCTTCGTTCAAAATTTCCCACATTAAGCGGGAAACAAGCTGAAGTAGCACTTGTTAGTGCAGATATTACTGTCAACAAAAATATGGTGCCATTTGATAACCGTTCACCATTTCTTACTTCTGGTTTGCGTTTTGGAACTCCAGCTATCACTACACGTGGCGCAAAAGAACCTCTTATGGAAGAAATAGTAGAACTGATAGATACAGTTCTATCCAATGTAGACAATGACAAAATAGTCTCTTCTGTCAAAAAGAAAGTGAATATTTTAATGAAAGATTATCCTTTGTTTGCATGGTGACTAAAATAATATGAAATGAAATACAAACGTATTCTTCTTAAACTTAGTGGAGAGTCTCTGA of the Candidatus Azobacteroides pseudotrichonymphae genomovar. CFP2 genome contains:
- the yihA gene encoding ribosome biogenesis GTP-binding protein YihA/YsxC — encoded protein: MDIKNAVFVVGNTDVGKCPRDGFPEYAFIGRSNVGKSSLINMLTGQKGLALTSSIPGKTQLINYFLINNEWYLVDLPGYGYAQGGKQKRRTLQRIIDNYLCQRKKELTCIFVLIDCRHNPQKNDTEFIQQLGGNGFPFVIVFTKIDKLSNKSLKENIDVYQSTLLKNWEELPSIFVTSSERKIGRDEILNYIEEINKTLQL
- the rpmF gene encoding 50S ribosomal protein L32, with the protein product MAHPKRKTGKSRRDKRRTHYKATLPQIALDPTTGEYHLYHRAHWYEGKLYYKGKVITDKTSVGEV
- the glyA gene encoding serine hydroxymethyltransferase produces the protein MKKDELIFKLIEQENNRQCEGIELIASENFVSPQVLKAAGSILTNKYAEGYPRKRYYGGCQIVDEIEQTAIDRLKHLFHAEWVNVQPHSGAQANMTVFLACLQPGDYFLGLGLSHGGHLSHGSPVNFSGLSYKALEYGTEKENGKINYQQLEYVAMEKIPKLIIAGASAYSRDWDYQRIRLIADKIGAIFMVDMAHPAGLIAAQLLDNPLHYAHIVTSTTHKTLRGPRGGIILMGKDFENPWGRTTTKGKIKMMSEILDSALFPGVQGGPLEHIIAAKAIAFYEALQPEYVVYQKQVKKNAQVMAKALNSTGYKIVSGGTDNHLMLVDLRSKFPTLSGKQAEVALVSADITVNKNMVPFDNRSPFLTSGLRFGTPAITTRGAKEPLMEEIVELIDTVLSNVDNDKIVSSVKKKVNILMKDYPLFAW
- a CDS encoding beta-ketoacyl-ACP synthase III — its product is MNKIHAVITGIGGYVPEYKLTNEEISTMVDTSDEWILKRIGIKERRILKPEEGKGITYLALKAIEDLKSRHDFDPLEIDAVLFATATPDYPFPNSASLIAHKVGITNAFGFDMEAACSGFIYALEVAQGFIVSGKHKKVMIIAGDVLSVFIDYSDRNTSPIFGDGCGCALVEATMEDIGLVDSIMRCDGSIPESLHVYGGGSVNPTTYETINNKLHYVWQDGKVVFRHAVSNMADTCQKLISKNNLSKDEIDWVVPHQANLRIIDAVTNHLKISRERVMINIEKYGNTGAASIPLCLCEWESKLHKGDKMIFTAFGAGFTWGATYLKWGYDSH
- a CDS encoding CPBP family intramembrane glutamic endopeptidase — translated: MKLIVKLKGRFEQSSVVTQFLILVFTTIAGLTMTSIMSSIILIMKFGTESLMIVRESPEWMKNMQFFQTIGVFIFPAIICAWLFSDNYKSYLHIDTAFQGSIIGLVMLSILVIIPFLNGIYVFNQQMVFPKCLNGLEAWMKNYEKLSQNVIERMLYVYRWQDLVSNILIVCIFTAIGEEFIFRGILQNLLNRFIKNQYLVIWIVAILFSIVHLQFYGFLSRMLLGAYLGYLLYYTGNIWISILAHFMNNFLGVINSYIFQDNPKMVERINNIGSGTTWWLSIVSLTLFFILFYIIKDCVSSNHPNCFD
- the panB gene encoding 3-methyl-2-oxobutanoate hydroxymethyltransferase → MPLHTGDIRKITIQHLIEMKSYCEKISMITAYDYSMASIIDKTGMDIVLVGDSASNVMAGNTTTLPITLDQMIWYAQSVRKAVQRALLCVDMPFGSYQGNSKKAVHSAIRIIKETGADAIKIEGGKEICESVKRILSAGIPTMGHLGLTPQSINKLGGYSIQAKKKDEAQRLMEDACLLEELGCFSIVLEKIPAKLGKQVSEKLSIPLIGIGAGPYVDGQVLVLQDMLGINKSFAPRFLRCYADLYNVIKKSVEHYVQDVKNANFPNEQESY
- a CDS encoding 3-phosphoshikimate 1-carboxyvinyltransferase translates to MIYKVQPPADLYINTSVQLPASKSISNRVLILNALSKNDIYFIENLSDSDDTQALQYALQSDDVDFDIGAAGTSMRFLTAYLSQRKGNWSITGTERMKNRPIWILTDALCQLGAEISFLEKKGFPPLYIVGKKLRGGSISLDGGISSQYISALMMIAPVLEQGLTMQLEGIIISRPYIGMTIRLMEVFGIRVEWEENIIWIRPQLYRMHSSFKVESDWSAASYWYEIIALASKDSLIELLGLEENSIQGDAQGRFLFEKLGVQTMFDVFTTLGERKEISTTLSPILPRFTGEMLSYNFVNEPDLVQTFVVSCCLLNIPFCFKGLQSLRIKETDRITALQKEMRKLGYLIRIKDCTGDTMEWKGERCKQEDNPVILTYEDHRMAMAFAPVCLKLKKISIDTPEVVSKSYPNYWRDLEQAGFIITNCN
- a CDS encoding YggS family pyridoxal phosphate-dependent enzyme, producing the protein MNVIDRLNYIRKHLKEGVRLVAVSKFQNSESILEVYNAGQRLFGENKVKELYHKYQQLPKDIEWHFIGHLQTNKLNYVVPFVDTIHSIDSFRLLNKTNYCALKYNRRIKVLLQMHIAKEVNKFGFSFGEVENLLSDKLWKTFKNVDIIGLMGMASFTENQDQITKEFSSLSNFFLKLKNQYFFDKKNFKELSMGMSGDYLLAIKQGSTMVRIGSSIFGKKTKNNEINSEIEREI